The Streptomyces sp. NL15-2K genome contains a region encoding:
- a CDS encoding radical SAM protein yields MGSRTALVEDLMERFPHVPREAVFKEDLLRGGLAFDPSALSDTANEAAGEVKPKSYFIFSFDHGTLPELGEAALRRPPEEIILTGGPYDLRRTVVSVRVNPSSPYRVAADDEGVLGLYLDGKRIADVGVPPMPEYYRHTLANGKSVMEVAPTIQWGYLIYLTVFRVCQYFGAKEECQYCDINHNWRQHKAAGRPYTGVKDVEEVLEALEIIDRYDTQKASTAYTLTGGAITSKVAGRDEADFYGHYAKAIEERFPGRWIGKVVAQALPKDDVQRFKDYGVQIYHPNFEVWDRRLFELYCPGKERYVGRDEWHKRILDSTDVFGARNVIPNFVAGVEMAEPFGFTTVDEAIASTTEGLRFFMSHGITPRFTTWCPEPTTPLGKANPQGAPLEYHIRLLEAYRATMDDFGLSSPPGYGPPGPGRAVFSVSSFMDSLPAAEPVEV; encoded by the coding sequence ATGGGCAGCCGTACCGCACTGGTCGAGGACCTGATGGAGCGATTCCCGCACGTACCGCGGGAAGCCGTCTTCAAAGAGGACCTGCTTCGCGGCGGGTTGGCCTTCGACCCATCGGCGCTCAGCGATACCGCCAACGAGGCAGCCGGCGAGGTCAAGCCGAAGTCCTACTTCATCTTCTCCTTCGACCACGGCACCCTGCCCGAGCTCGGCGAGGCCGCGCTGCGGCGCCCGCCCGAGGAGATCATCCTCACGGGAGGCCCGTACGACCTGCGCCGGACCGTCGTGTCGGTGCGCGTGAACCCGTCCTCGCCGTACCGGGTCGCGGCCGACGACGAGGGCGTCCTCGGGCTCTACCTCGACGGCAAGCGGATCGCCGACGTCGGTGTGCCGCCGATGCCGGAGTACTATCGGCACACCCTCGCCAACGGGAAGTCGGTCATGGAGGTCGCCCCCACCATCCAGTGGGGCTACCTCATCTACCTCACCGTCTTCCGGGTCTGCCAGTACTTCGGCGCCAAGGAGGAGTGCCAGTACTGCGACATCAACCACAACTGGCGCCAGCACAAGGCCGCCGGGCGCCCGTACACGGGAGTCAAGGACGTCGAGGAGGTCCTCGAGGCCCTGGAGATCATCGACCGGTACGACACCCAGAAGGCGTCCACCGCCTACACGCTCACCGGCGGCGCGATCACGTCGAAGGTCGCCGGGAGGGACGAGGCCGATTTCTACGGGCACTACGCCAAGGCCATCGAGGAGCGCTTCCCGGGGCGGTGGATCGGGAAGGTCGTCGCGCAGGCGCTGCCCAAGGACGACGTACAGCGGTTCAAGGACTACGGCGTGCAGATCTACCACCCCAACTTCGAGGTGTGGGACCGCCGGCTGTTCGAGCTGTACTGCCCGGGCAAGGAGCGCTACGTCGGCCGCGACGAGTGGCACAAGCGCATCCTCGACTCGACCGACGTCTTCGGCGCCCGCAACGTGATCCCCAACTTCGTCGCGGGTGTGGAGATGGCCGAGCCCTTCGGTTTCACGACGGTCGACGAGGCCATCGCGTCGACGACGGAGGGCCTGCGCTTCTTCATGTCGCACGGCATCACGCCCCGCTTCACCACCTGGTGCCCCGAGCCGACGACCCCGCTCGGCAAGGCCAACCCGCAGGGCGCGCCGCTGGAGTACCACATCCGCCTGCTGGAGGCCTACCGCGCCACGATGGACGACTTCGGTCTCTCCTCGCCCCCCGGCTACGGTCCGCCCGGCCCCGGCCGCGCGGTCTTCTCCGTCAGCTCCTTCATGGACAGTCTCCCGGCGGCGGAACCGGTCGAGGTGTAA
- the rsgA gene encoding ribosome small subunit-dependent GTPase A has protein sequence MTSTSVFSTYSALAPYGWDEAWADEFAPYEPEGLLPGRVIRVDRGQCDVVTADGIVRADTAFVTPHDPMRVVCTGDWVAVEPGGNPRYVRTYLPRRTAFVRSTSSKRSEGQILAANVDHAIVAVSLAMELDLGRIERFLALAWESGAQPVVVLTKADLVPDAVTLAHLVQDVETSAPGVPVLPVSAMDGDGLDVLVAVVSGGTSVLLGQSGAGKSTLANALLGEDVMEVQATRDADGKGRHTTTTRNLLALPGGGVLIDTPGLRGVGLWDAESGVGQVFSEIEGLAERCRFHDCAHESEPGCAVLAAIDSGELPERRLESYRKLMRENQRIVAKTDARLRAELKRDWKRKGAVGKAAMEAKRGRWQ, from the coding sequence TTGACTTCCACCTCTGTCTTCTCCACCTACTCCGCTCTCGCTCCCTACGGCTGGGACGAGGCATGGGCGGACGAGTTCGCCCCTTACGAGCCCGAGGGACTGCTGCCCGGACGCGTGATCCGGGTCGACCGCGGGCAGTGCGACGTGGTCACCGCCGACGGGATCGTCCGGGCGGACACCGCGTTCGTCACCCCGCACGATCCGATGCGGGTCGTGTGCACCGGCGACTGGGTCGCCGTCGAACCCGGCGGCAACCCGCGCTACGTACGGACGTATCTGCCGCGCCGTACCGCCTTCGTACGCTCCACCTCCTCCAAGCGGTCCGAGGGGCAGATCCTCGCCGCCAACGTCGACCACGCGATCGTCGCCGTGTCGCTCGCCATGGAACTCGACCTCGGCCGCATCGAGCGGTTCCTCGCCCTGGCCTGGGAGTCCGGGGCCCAGCCCGTGGTCGTGCTGACCAAGGCCGACCTCGTACCGGACGCCGTGACGCTGGCGCACCTCGTGCAGGACGTGGAGACCTCGGCACCGGGGGTGCCGGTCCTGCCGGTCAGTGCCATGGACGGGGACGGGCTCGACGTCCTGGTCGCCGTCGTCTCCGGTGGTACGTCCGTGCTGCTCGGGCAGTCCGGTGCGGGCAAGTCCACGCTCGCGAACGCGCTGCTGGGGGAGGACGTCATGGAGGTGCAGGCCACCCGGGACGCGGACGGCAAGGGCCGTCATACGACGACCACGCGCAACCTGCTCGCGCTGCCGGGCGGCGGTGTCCTGATCGACACACCCGGGCTGCGCGGCGTCGGCCTGTGGGACGCCGAGAGCGGGGTCGGGCAGGTCTTCTCCGAGATCGAGGGGCTGGCCGAACGCTGCCGGTTCCACGACTGCGCGCACGAGAGCGAGCCGGGGTGCGCGGTGCTGGCCGCGATCGACTCCGGTGAGCTGCCCGAGCGGCGGCTGGAGAGCTACCGCAAGCTCATGCGGGAGAACCAGCGGATCGTCGCCAAGACCGACGCGCGGCTCAGGGCGGAGCTCAAGCGGGACTGGAAGCGGAAGGGGGCGGTGGGCAAGGCGGCGATGGAAGCGAAGAGGGGGCGCTGGCAGTAG
- a CDS encoding cellulose-binding domain-containing protein, protein MPDLPTPQDAAEAALFSECWDAVLSYADLCTAGSTAATQLATEAFSLGMREARAAEAVPSRSAGRRPARLPRIPLLLTAVRDTAAAWETQGHGHRLDPELRLWLNSDKAARYTGPPLSRPLALRGLRDLQAADAELLWLAEVEALPLSAVARRLGLDPATVSDELAEVRRLFRDRCHRNHLDTPMDAQCRSYARLLDAVTRSPAADTPKDLSRHLARCVECAEAAACLRLHGGGLPAALAGGVIGWGGLAYLERRRRAAEVRLGAGRPAPADSDGAPPNPGAHKARVVRNGLLVAAVLVSLLALAVSMMPGGTDQSATPSDASDREPVAADPGVSLPPVAPLPSGSPKPSDTGQKDKPDESAGKNRDTTPQGTSSSTAPGGDPDPDKSEPPTCRVQYDLVTEWPDGFQATVTVTTERPLDTWRVAWSFRDGQKVGQMWDASFAQNDSRVTATAADYNKSVPADGSLAFGFLASWQGENSPAYGFTLNGHRCATA, encoded by the coding sequence ATGCCCGACCTGCCGACTCCCCAGGACGCCGCCGAGGCCGCGCTGTTCTCCGAGTGCTGGGACGCCGTGCTCTCCTACGCCGACCTGTGCACGGCCGGTTCCACAGCGGCGACGCAGCTGGCCACGGAGGCATTCTCCCTCGGCATGCGCGAGGCCCGCGCCGCCGAGGCCGTTCCGTCCCGCAGCGCCGGCCGCCGCCCGGCCCGCCTGCCCAGGATCCCCCTGCTGCTGACCGCCGTACGCGACACGGCGGCGGCCTGGGAGACCCAGGGGCACGGCCACCGACTCGACCCCGAACTGCGCCTGTGGCTCAACTCCGACAAGGCCGCCCGCTACACCGGCCCCCCGCTCAGCCGTCCGCTCGCCCTGCGCGGACTGCGCGACCTGCAGGCGGCCGACGCGGAACTGCTGTGGCTGGCCGAGGTGGAGGCGCTGCCGCTGTCCGCGGTGGCCCGCCGGCTCGGCCTCGACCCGGCCACGGTGTCCGACGAACTCGCCGAAGTGCGCCGCCTGTTCCGGGACCGCTGCCACCGCAACCACCTCGACACGCCGATGGACGCGCAGTGCCGCAGCTACGCCCGGCTGCTCGACGCGGTCACCCGGTCACCGGCCGCGGACACCCCGAAGGACCTCTCCCGGCACCTCGCACGCTGCGTGGAGTGCGCCGAGGCCGCCGCATGCCTGCGGCTGCACGGCGGCGGGCTGCCCGCGGCGCTGGCCGGCGGAGTGATCGGCTGGGGCGGCCTCGCCTACCTGGAGCGACGCAGAAGAGCCGCCGAGGTCCGCCTCGGCGCCGGGCGCCCCGCACCGGCCGACAGTGACGGCGCGCCCCCGAACCCCGGCGCGCACAAGGCGCGCGTCGTGCGCAACGGACTCCTCGTCGCGGCCGTCCTCGTCTCGCTGCTGGCACTCGCCGTGTCGATGATGCCGGGCGGCACCGACCAGAGCGCCACCCCCAGCGACGCGTCCGACCGCGAGCCGGTGGCCGCCGACCCCGGCGTGTCCCTGCCGCCCGTCGCACCGCTGCCGTCCGGCTCCCCGAAGCCGTCGGACACCGGGCAGAAGGACAAGCCCGACGAGTCCGCCGGCAAGAACCGCGACACCACACCCCAGGGCACGTCGTCGTCCACGGCTCCCGGCGGCGACCCGGACCCCGACAAGAGTGAGCCGCCCACCTGCCGGGTCCAGTACGACCTGGTCACCGAGTGGCCCGACGGCTTCCAGGCCACCGTGACGGTGACCACCGAACGACCGCTGGACACGTGGCGCGTCGCCTGGTCCTTCCGCGACGGCCAGAAGGTCGGCCAGATGTGGGACGCGAGCTTCGCCCAGAACGACTCCCGGGTCACCGCCACGGCCGCCGACTACAACAAGTCGGTCCCCGCGGACGGCTCCCTGGCCTTCGGCTTCCTCGCGTCGTGGCAGGGCGAGAACTCACCGGCGTACGGATTCACGCTGAACGGGCATCGCTGTGCGACGGCGTGA